The following DNA comes from Rhodanobacter sp. AS-Z3.
TCGCAGGTTCAGTGTCTTGAGCAGAATGAAGCTCCATGATCCGCCCATGACCAACATGGTCAGACACACAAGCAACATGCCGCCGCGCCAGCGTTCGCCGGCCAGGACTTGTCGCGCTGCGCTGTAGAACGTCCAGCCAATGACGAGGATGTCCAGCAGGCTGTATACATATCCGGCGGTCGAAATCGTGCGCTTGATGGTGAACAGCTGTTCACCCCAGGGCAGTACCATGCGCGGACCTTCTTCCAGCAGCGTATAGAACGCGCCATAGGGACTGCTCAGGTTGATCCAGAACATGCCCAGTGAAAGCAGGCAGAGCATGCCGAGCAGGTAGCGGTTCATCGGCCTTTCCGTGTAGAAACCCACGAAAAACGCCAGTGACGGTAGCGTCAGCAAGGAGATGCCCGTCAACAGGCGCACCGTTGGGACGGCCAACACAAGCGATGTAGTGACGTACTGGAATGCGCTTGCGATAGACAGCATTCCGACACATGCGCACAGCACGCTGAAAGCCAGATAGGTGCGATCCGTTCCGCCGCGCAGACCGACGATCAGATACTGCAGAGCCGCACCGCACACCAACACCCCGACTGCTATCAGGGCAACTGTGTAATAGCCGAAACTTGTTGGTTCAACCATGCGCCCCCCGGTCTTCGCGTTTGGCGCTTCGATCCGTCGGTAGCAGCGTACGTCATGTGGTGCTCAAACAGCGAGTAGATTGCTCAGACTCGTACTTTCGACACATAAGTACGAGAATTTATGTGCAAACCCGTTGGCGTAACCCTAAAATTCCCCTACATTCAGCGTGCCGTGAGGCATTCAAACATTCCATCACACCTAGACGAGGGGAAATCCATGGCAAAGGCACTGAAAGCAGCAGCCAAGAGCAAGCCGGCACCGAAGGCCAAGGCCGCACCGGCAGCTCCGAAGCCGATCAAGGAAGCGCTGAACAAAACCAGCCTGGTGGCACACATCGTGGAAGCCAGCGGCGTGGTCGCCAAGGACGTCCGTGCCGTGCTTGCTGCACTGGAAGGCGCCGTTGCCGGTTCCATCCACAAGAAGGGCGCAGGCTCGTTCCAGCTGCCGGGTCTGCTGAAGATCACCTCGGTGAGCGTGCCGGCCAAGCCGAAGCGCAAGGGTATCAACCCGTTCACCAAGGAAGAGCAGTGGTTCGCGGCCAAGCCGGCGTCGGTCAAGGTCAAGATCCGCCCGCTGAAGAAGCTGAAGGACGCGGCGGCCTGATAGCTGCTGTTTACTCTGCGTCAATCATGAAAGTGCGACGGCCCGTCCGTCGCACTTTTTTTGTGCGTCAGTAAGGCGTGGAAACGTGTTTGGTGCCCGAACCCGGAATCGAACCGGGATACCCGTGAGGGTGAGGGATTTTAAGTCCCTTGCGTCTACCAGTTTCGCCATTCGGGCCGGATGTCGGAGCAAACTGCAGCGTGGCTGCAGGCGGCGCGAATCGTAACATGCGCGCAGCAAGGGCCTGTCATTCGGGCCCGTTCAGAACAGACTCTTGAAGATGTGGATGCCGGCGCTGTACTCGCCGATGATCGTGCCGACGCTGACCAGGAAGAAGTTCAGCAAGGTGCGAGCGACCCGGTTCTTCCACCAGCCACTCCAATGCACGATGTCGTCGCGCAGGGTGTCGAAGTCGACTACGCGCGGTCGACGGGCCCAGGCCTCGGCCATCGCGCTGATGCCGCCGGCGGGAATGCCGGGGCGAAACGGTTTGATCGGCGCGGCGATGAAGGCCGCCAGGATACTGACCGGATGACCGCCAGCGAGCAGCGCGCCCACTGCAGCGAAGCCACCGGTGAACAACACCCAGTCACGCAGGGCCTGCGTGCCGAGCGCAGTGTTCTGATGGAACGCCCAGGCAATCGCGGCGAAAACCAGCAGCACCAGCGCCACGGCCAGCCACTTCGGCCAGCGCGCCTTCGGTGGTGACAGCGCCAGTTCGGTGACTGTGCTGGCGGGATCGTCCTGCTGCTCGCGCAGCAGCGCGCACATGCCCTTGAGATGGCCGGCACCAATCACCACCAGCACGCGGCGTGGTTCGGTGGTGGCCGAACGAGCGGCCTCCTGGCGAAGGCGTGCGGCCATGAACGCATCGCGTTCGCCAATCAAGCTGTTGTAGAGCGGCTTGGAACCGTTGGCGAATTCACTGAAGGCGCTTTCGAGCAAGTCTTCCTGCTTGAGCTTTTCGATCTCGCCTTGTTCGATGTCTTCGCGATCAAACACGCTGGCCAGCAAGCCGCCGAGCAGGCCGAAGCGCTGCCAGAAACCCACGCTGCGCCAGGCGCGCTTCAGCGTGGTGCCGACTTCGCGATCGATCAGCCACAGCGGCAGCTGGCGTTTGTCCGCACCGTCCATGGCGGCTTTCATCTCCGCGCCGGGCTGGATACCGGACTGGTCGGCCAGGCGTTTCTGGAACGTTGACAGCACCAGGCTCGCAGCGACCATGCCGGCCTTGCCCTCGCGGATGACCTTGAACAGATCGAGCTGCCTGAAGGCCTCGGGGTCACGCATGCTTTGCGCGCGGCTATCGCAGAGTTCCACCGCCACCGCGTCGAAGTGCTCGTGATCGAGCATGGCTTCGACCGCTTCCATGCTGCTGCGCGATACGTGGGCGGTGCCCAGCACCACGTACTCCACGCCCTCGCGCTGCACCCGTTCGATTGGCTGGCCATCCAGCGCAGCAGGCAAGGCGATGACTTCGGTTTCAGGAACACTCATGCGATCAGCCGGCCGGTTTCAGGTGGAAATTCAAGCATGGGGACGATCGCCATGCGGAACAAGCAAGCACATCCTGTGCTCGCACGGATTCAGTCGCGGTAGCGCTTGAGCAGGTCGGCATACGCATCGATGCGGCGATCGCGCAGGAACGGCCAGATCCGCCGCACATGCTCGCTGCGCGCCAGGTCAACCTCGGCCAGCAGCAGTTCCCGGCCGTTGGTGCCGGCCTGGGCCAGATACTCGCCCTGCGGGCCCGCAACAAAGCTTGAACCCCAGAACTGGATACCGGCGCCGACTGCGCTCGGATCGGCTTCATAACCGGTACGGTTGCATGACAACAGCGGCAAACCGTTGGCTACCGCATGGCCCCGCTGCACGGTGATCCAGGCATCGCGCTGGCGATCCTTCTCGGCCTGGTCGTCGTTCGGGTCCCAACCAATGGCGGTGGGGTAGAGCAGCAATTCAGCGCCGGCGAGCGCCATCAGGCGCGCCGCTTCCGGATACCACTGGTCCCAGCACACCAGCACGCCGAGGCGGCCGACTGAAGTGTTGATCGGTTCGAAGCCAAGGTCGCCCGGGGTGAAGTAGAACTTTTCGTAAAAGGCGGGATCGTCGGGAATGTGCATCTTGCGATACTTGCCGGCGATCTCTGCGGAGCGATCGAAAACCACGGCGGTGTTGTGATATAGCCCGGTCGCGCGCTTCTCGAACAGCGAGGCGACCACCACCAGTTGCAGTTCCTCGGCCAGCTTGCCGATGCGCTCGGTGCCGGGGCCGGGAATCGTTTCGGCCTGATCAAACACTTCGACCGACTCGTGCTGGCAGAAGTACGGTCCATTATGCAGTTCCTGCAGCAATACCAGTTCGGCACCGGCCTTGGCAGCCTCGCGCAGGCCGGCCTCGATCGCGTCGAGGTTGGCGTTGCGGCTGCCGCGGTCGGTTTCTTGCAGCAGCGCAACCTTGAGGGTCTTGCGGGTCATCGGGGCTATCCTGGGCGTGGCGCCAGCTGGAACAGACCCCGCAGTTTAGCCGATGCGGGTCAGGCCAGCCCGGCCGGCAGCTGCATGGTGATGCAGTGCAGGCTGCCGTTCTGCCAGATCAGCGGGCGACAGGGCACCTGCACGATTTCGCGGCCCGGATGGGCGCTGCCGATGATGCGGGCGGCTTCTGCATCGGCCGGATCGTCGTAGGCGGGCACCAGCACGGCGCCGTTGACGATCAGATAGTTCGCGTAGGACGCGGCGAGACGGCGGCCTTCATCGATGATTGGTTGCGCCCACGGCAATGGATGCAACTGATACGGGCGACCATCCACCGTGCGCAGTGTGGCCAGCTCGGCGGCCATGCGCTGCAATTCGTCGTGGTGCGGATCGCTGGCGTCATCGCAGGCCTGGAACACGATGCGATCACCCGGCGCAAAGCGGGCGAGCGTGTCGATGTGGGCGTCGGTGTCGTCACCTTCGAGATAACCGTAATCCAGCCACAACACGCGCTTGGCGTGCAGGCCATCGCTGAGGATCGCGCTCATTTCCTCGCGCGACTGCTCCGGATGCCGCTGCACCAGGCAACGCCAGGTGGTCAGGATGGTGCCGGCGCCGTCGCTTTCGATGCCGCCGCCTTCGAGTGCCCAGTCGATGCGCTTGTGTGCTGCATGGCCAAATACGCCAGCTCCGACCAGGCCCGCGACCAGCGCGTCGTCTTGCTCGGCACCGAACTTGCCACCCCAGCCGGTGAAACGGAAATCAGTGAGCTGGAAGCCGGCGTCGCCGCCCTTCAAGGTGATCGGACCGGAATCACGCAGCCAGGTGTCGTCGTAGGGCAGGGTGATGCAGCGTACTTTCGACAGCGTCACGCCGGCATCCGCCAGCAGGCCTTCCACGTGAGTTCGCAACGCCGCGTCGGCAACCACGATGATCAACGACTGGAAACGGGTGACCGCAGCAGCCAGTGCCACGTAGGTGCTCTCGACCGAGGCCAGCCGGTCGGCCCAGTCGGTATCGGCGTGCGGCCAGGCGATCAGTACGGCGGATTGCGGTTCCCATTCGGCGGGCAGGCGCAAGTTGTGGTCGGTCATGCGGGACAGTCTCGTGGACAGGCGGTATGGCGTACGACCGCAAAGTGTACGACGAGGTGGGCACGCTTACACAAAAACGCGGCCCGCATTGCTGCGGGCCGCGTTTTCATCAGCGAATCAGTGGATCGCCGAAGGATCGGTGTTATTGCCTGCCGGCGTATTCAGCACCGAGTGGATCACGTGGCTGTGTTCGAAGTAAACGATGAAGTTCGCGTACTCCCAGCGGTTGATCTGTGGGTGCTTGCTGGTGTCGCCACCACGTGGTGACAGCTTGCGTTGCGGTGCGCCCCAGGTCTTCTCGACCTGGCTCATGCTCAAGCCGCGGCGGGGCAGGTTCATGCCCTTTTCCTGCTGCACACGGTGCACCAGCAGGCTGTCGCCGTGCTTGTGCTGTGCCGCCACGGCGTTCTGCGGCGCGGCGAAGGCAGCGGCCGCCGCCAGTACGACGACGATTGGCAAAATAGTAGTGAACTTGACCATCGGTTCCCCTCTCCCTGCAAGGCTGTATGCGGCGTCGTTGTAGCAGAAGTAACCATGCTACGCCATGTCGGAGGCGAACGATTGCGATGGATTCGGCATTCGCTCACACCCGGTGATTGGTCGAGAATAACCCGTTCGCCGCTATCATGGGCGGCTGCGGGCAACGACCCGCCCGCTTCAGTCCGGGTTTTTCATGATTTCCTTCCGACATTTCGCCTTGCGCCGTGGCAGTCGACTGCTGCTTTCCGACATCGATCTGGTGATCCAGAGTGGCTGGCGCCTCGGCGTGATCGGCCGCAACGGCTGTGGCAAGTCCAGCTTGTTCGCCACCTTGCAGGGCAAGCTCGAAGGCGATGCCGGCGAGCTGGAGATGTCCGGCAAGTTGCGGCTGGCCTCGGTGGCGCAGGAAACCCCGGCGCTGCCCGATGCGGCAATCGACTACGTGCTGGGCGGTGATGAGGAGCTGGCCGAGGCGATCAACGCGGAAGCCGATGCTGGCGAGCGCGGCGACATGGACGCGATGGCCAAGGCGCATCACCGCATCGAAGAGTTGAACGGTTATGACGGCCGCGCCCGTGCCGGGCGCCTGCTGCATGGGCTGGGCTTCCCACCTGAAACGCACGAGCGTGCGGTGCAGGAATTCTCCGGCGGCTGGCGCGGACGCCTGAACCTGGCCCGTGCACTGATGTGTCCGTCGGACTTGCTGCTGCTCGATGAGCCGACCAACCATCTCGATCTCGACGCCGTGTTGTGGCTGGAAGAATGGCTGCGCCGCTATCAGGGCACCTTGCTGATCATCTCGCATGATCGTGAGTTCCTCGACGGCGTGATTACCCATACGCTGCATCTCAATGACGGCAAGGCCAAGCTCTACACCGGCAATTACAGCGCATTCGAGCGCCTGCGTGCCGAGCAGCTGCGCCAGCAGCAGATCTCGCATGAACGCGAGCAGGCCGAGCGCGCCCATCTGCAGTCCTTCATCGACCGCTTCAAGGCCAAGGCGACCAAGGCCAAACAGGCGCAATCGCGCATGAAACGACTGGAGAAGCTGGCCGGCACCGAGGCCGTGCGCGCTGACCGGCCCTTCAGCTTCACCTTCCCGATACCCGGTCGCCTGCCGGATTCGATGCTGCAACTGGAAGACATCACCGCCGGCTATATGGCCGACCCATCCAGTCGCGAGGGCAATGAGG
Coding sequences within:
- a CDS encoding HU family DNA-binding protein: MAKALKAAAKSKPAPKAKAAPAAPKPIKEALNKTSLVAHIVEASGVVAKDVRAVLAALEGAVAGSIHKKGAGSFQLPGLLKITSVSVPAKPKRKGINPFTKEEQWFAAKPASVKVKIRPLKKLKDAAA
- a CDS encoding TraB/GumN family protein, whose product is MSVPETEVIALPAALDGQPIERVQREGVEYVVLGTAHVSRSSMEAVEAMLDHEHFDAVAVELCDSRAQSMRDPEAFRQLDLFKVIREGKAGMVAASLVLSTFQKRLADQSGIQPGAEMKAAMDGADKRQLPLWLIDREVGTTLKRAWRSVGFWQRFGLLGGLLASVFDREDIEQGEIEKLKQEDLLESAFSEFANGSKPLYNSLIGERDAFMAARLRQEAARSATTEPRRVLVVIGAGHLKGMCALLREQQDDPASTVTELALSPPKARWPKWLAVALVLLVFAAIAWAFHQNTALGTQALRDWVLFTGGFAAVGALLAGGHPVSILAAFIAAPIKPFRPGIPAGGISAMAEAWARRPRVVDFDTLRDDIVHWSGWWKNRVARTLLNFFLVSVGTIIGEYSAGIHIFKSLF
- a CDS encoding agmatine deiminase family protein, with protein sequence MTDHNLRLPAEWEPQSAVLIAWPHADTDWADRLASVESTYVALAAAVTRFQSLIIVVADAALRTHVEGLLADAGVTLSKVRCITLPYDDTWLRDSGPITLKGGDAGFQLTDFRFTGWGGKFGAEQDDALVAGLVGAGVFGHAAHKRIDWALEGGGIESDGAGTILTTWRCLVQRHPEQSREEMSAILSDGLHAKRVLWLDYGYLEGDDTDAHIDTLARFAPGDRIVFQACDDASDPHHDELQRMAAELATLRTVDGRPYQLHPLPWAQPIIDEGRRLAASYANYLIVNGAVLVPAYDDPADAEAARIIGSAHPGREIVQVPCRPLIWQNGSLHCITMQLPAGLA
- a CDS encoding carbon-nitrogen hydrolase, which encodes MTRKTLKVALLQETDRGSRNANLDAIEAGLREAAKAGAELVLLQELHNGPYFCQHESVEVFDQAETIPGPGTERIGKLAEELQLVVVASLFEKRATGLYHNTAVVFDRSAEIAGKYRKMHIPDDPAFYEKFYFTPGDLGFEPINTSVGRLGVLVCWDQWYPEAARLMALAGAELLLYPTAIGWDPNDDQAEKDRQRDAWITVQRGHAVANGLPLLSCNRTGYEADPSAVGAGIQFWGSSFVAGPQGEYLAQAGTNGRELLLAEVDLARSEHVRRIWPFLRDRRIDAYADLLKRYRD
- a CDS encoding ATP-binding cassette domain-containing protein codes for the protein MISFRHFALRRGSRLLLSDIDLVIQSGWRLGVIGRNGCGKSSLFATLQGKLEGDAGELEMSGKLRLASVAQETPALPDAAIDYVLGGDEELAEAINAEADAGERGDMDAMAKAHHRIEELNGYDGRARAGRLLHGLGFPPETHERAVQEFSGGWRGRLNLARALMCPSDLLLLDEPTNHLDLDAVLWLEEWLRRYQGTLLIISHDREFLDGVITHTLHLNDGKAKLYTGNYSAFERLRAEQLRQQQISHEREQAERAHLQSFIDRFKAKATKAKQAQSRMKRLEKLAGTEAVRADRPFSFTFPIPGRLPDSMLQLEDITAGYMADPSSREGNEEVAHIVLADVRFSIEAGERIGLLGPNGAGKSTLVKTLVGELEPFSGERKVHKDLNIGYFAQHTVESLREGASALDHLMDKAPGVATQVMRDFLGTWNFAGDRAFESVDGFSGGERARLALALIAWDKPNLLLLDEPTNHLDLDMREALADALADFDGALVLVSHDRHLLGMVCDSFWRVADSVVEPFDGDLDDYARWLKNRGSASKKAAKAGAAKPVEVKLVEISPEERRRQVAAQRDDEKAARQRVKKVETRTATIDTELSTIETQLADPATYNGPTQEMMRLGQRQAELRSEKEALESEWLALMEQLEA